Proteins co-encoded in one Trichocoleus desertorum ATA4-8-CV12 genomic window:
- the phnD gene encoding phosphate/phosphite/phosphonate ABC transporter substrate-binding protein, translated as MRATFFLLDRSSYHTSIRYFLMLVVMLLMGSCGSISDRPAPSPSNLPATSNQPFKEFNVIDVAVIPALSPKEQEKQLEALTDYLEKSVGYPINFQVAQNYEQAVDLLVRGEVEVAYLGPLTYVQARQQNPEIEPIVAPIEKSTGRPWYTSVIVANTAQGIRKLSDLKGKRFAFVSRSSTSGYLVPISHFREIGLNPDQDFTEVKYSGTHDKAEADLAAGVVDAIADSRPSFVKRQKAGKLDPKQYQIIWESAPIPMSPIVVSKQLAPEIVSDLKKALINAPEGLADVTGAESAGYTLVEDADYEPIRQLQKNLEVNSGPRQ; from the coding sequence ATGCGAGCTACCTTTTTCCTGCTCGATCGCTCTAGCTACCACACTTCAATTCGCTATTTCCTGATGCTGGTCGTGATGCTCCTGATGGGAAGCTGTGGATCTATCAGCGATCGCCCTGCTCCGTCACCCTCCAATCTGCCTGCGACCAGCAATCAACCATTCAAAGAATTTAACGTCATCGATGTAGCTGTAATTCCTGCGCTCAGTCCTAAAGAACAAGAAAAACAACTGGAAGCTCTCACCGATTATCTTGAAAAGTCGGTGGGATATCCCATTAATTTTCAAGTGGCTCAGAACTATGAGCAAGCGGTTGATTTGCTAGTGCGTGGCGAAGTAGAAGTTGCTTATTTAGGTCCCCTAACCTATGTGCAGGCACGGCAGCAAAATCCTGAAATTGAACCAATTGTCGCTCCCATTGAGAAAAGCACAGGTCGCCCCTGGTATACCAGCGTCATCGTTGCGAATACCGCTCAGGGCATCCGGAAGTTGAGTGACCTCAAAGGCAAGCGGTTTGCCTTCGTCAGTCGGTCTTCAACCTCTGGTTACTTAGTGCCCATATCTCACTTTCGCGAAATTGGCCTCAATCCAGACCAAGACTTTACTGAAGTTAAATACTCTGGCACTCACGACAAAGCGGAAGCCGATTTAGCAGCAGGGGTTGTAGACGCGATCGCTGACAGCAGACCCTCTTTCGTAAAGCGTCAGAAGGCTGGCAAGCTCGACCCCAAACAATACCAAATTATCTGGGAATCGGCTCCCATTCCCATGTCGCCCATTGTCGTCTCCAAACAACTGGCTCCGGAAATCGTCTCCGATCTCAAAAAAGCGCTGATTAATGCGCCAGAGGGATTGGCAGATGTGACAGGAGCGGAATCCGCCGGATACACGTTAGTTGAAGATGCTGATTATGAGCCGATTCGGCAATTGCAAAAGAACTTAGAGGTCAATTCTGGGCCAAGACAATGA
- a CDS encoding acetamidase/formamidase family protein: MAEHQHGSDQDSSGYAMGFGRDPEAAKLDTLSIAETLRDAGHLHVLKATPETCFWGFFDQSLPPVLTIDSGDIVYVEALTHQAGGAPDLMMDLAVRAVYDQVSDRGPGMHIMSGPIAVRGAEPGDTLVVKILKTTPRLPYGVNIAAHWGYLYNSFKKERLTIYKLDAELGLAQPAFAYDFKSQPLYNHPGLIIPAEAANREPIKTQVAIPLRPHFGIMGVAPAQSGRISSVPPGLFGGNIDNWRMGAGATVYYPVFTPGANFFVGDPHMGQGDGEISGTAIEASMNAWLQVSLIKDFPVRSPLLETESHWITHGFDHDFDQAVSQCADQMLDFLQTKRKMSADEAYALMSVAVDFGITQMVNQRRGCHASLPKCLFLPMPDGHE; encoded by the coding sequence ATGGCAGAACATCAACATGGCTCTGATCAAGATTCATCTGGATATGCAATGGGGTTTGGCCGTGATCCGGAAGCAGCCAAGCTAGATACTTTGTCAATTGCAGAGACCTTAAGAGATGCTGGACATCTTCACGTCCTCAAAGCCACCCCCGAAACTTGCTTTTGGGGCTTTTTTGATCAGTCTTTACCCCCTGTCCTCACGATTGATTCAGGAGACATTGTTTATGTTGAAGCCTTAACTCACCAAGCTGGCGGTGCCCCTGACCTGATGATGGATTTAGCGGTGCGAGCGGTTTACGACCAAGTGAGCGATCGCGGTCCTGGAATGCATATTATGAGCGGGCCAATTGCGGTTAGGGGAGCTGAGCCAGGAGATACCTTAGTCGTTAAAATTCTCAAGACCACACCCCGCTTGCCTTACGGTGTCAATATTGCTGCTCACTGGGGCTATCTCTACAACAGCTTCAAAAAAGAGCGCCTGACTATTTACAAACTAGATGCCGAATTGGGGCTGGCCCAACCTGCCTTTGCCTATGACTTCAAATCGCAGCCTTTATACAATCATCCTGGGCTGATCATCCCGGCTGAGGCGGCAAATCGCGAACCGATCAAAACTCAGGTTGCTATTCCCCTACGGCCTCACTTTGGCATCATGGGAGTTGCTCCTGCCCAGAGTGGTCGCATTAGCAGTGTCCCTCCGGGCCTTTTTGGCGGCAATATCGACAACTGGCGCATGGGCGCGGGGGCAACGGTTTACTATCCAGTTTTTACCCCTGGCGCTAACTTTTTTGTGGGCGATCCCCACATGGGTCAAGGAGATGGAGAAATTTCAGGAACCGCGATCGAAGCCTCAATGAACGCTTGGCTACAAGTCTCCTTGATCAAGGATTTCCCAGTCCGCAGTCCGCTACTAGAGACAGAATCTCATTGGATTACTCACGGTTTTGATCATGATTTCGACCAAGCGGTAAGCCAATGTGCGGATCAAATGCTGGATTTCTTACAAACCAAACGGAAGATGAGTGCGGATGAAGCTTACGCCCTGATGTCAGTTGCAGTAGATTTTGGCATTACCCAAATGGTGAATCAGCGACGGGGTTGTCACGCCTCACTTCCTAAGTGTCTCTTTCTGCCCATGCCCGATGGTCATGAGTGA
- a CDS encoding HAMP domain-containing protein: MKIWQKFIGSSLVAAGLVATLMSGSAFLIRQVDRSVQMSREKTIQARTVSLELQLALREQLLALKDFLLIDRNAIAMTDYQKAMSNFLLSLEELDRVMPGASEIPVVRRRHQFLVRLADSLADTSTNTAQTEQDLRAIDSFGKDIDFYLAALTETAQKQDALAQQAAQQFKHRTQTFTYVLSGLIVLVFIGQFLLILLPVIRSIQQLQLGAATIGAGNLDHRLQISTRDEIEALAQEFNQMAAQLAEFYRSLEQKVTERTAELVQVNQSLESEISDRKQAETALRQSEERERERAQQLEQTLQELQKTQAQLVQTEKMSSLGQLVAGVAHEINNPVNFIYGNLEYTHAYVEDLLGLVHRYQQHSSQLHPEIQQYTEAIDLDFLEIDLPKMLASMKVGTERIRQIVLSLRNFSRLDESDMKRVNIHEGIDSTLLILQHRLKAKPEHPEIQVLKEYGQLPLVECYTGQLNQVFMNILSNAIDALDHFNQTRSIAEIQSAPSQIRIQTKTLASDRVAIRIADNGSGMTDEVKQRLFDPFFTTKPVGKGTGLGLSISYQIVVKKHGGKLYCESQPQQGTEFWIEIPVQPITSPFTSPSAAVPNLTI, encoded by the coding sequence ATGAAGATTTGGCAGAAGTTTATTGGCTCGTCTTTAGTCGCGGCTGGATTGGTGGCTACCTTGATGAGTGGCAGCGCTTTCTTAATCAGGCAGGTCGATCGCTCCGTACAAATGAGTCGGGAAAAAACTATCCAAGCTCGGACAGTTTCCCTGGAATTACAACTTGCCTTGCGCGAACAACTATTGGCGCTGAAGGATTTTTTGCTGATCGATCGAAATGCGATCGCGATGACCGATTACCAAAAAGCAATGTCTAATTTTCTGCTCAGCTTAGAAGAATTAGACCGCGTTATGCCAGGAGCCTCAGAAATTCCTGTAGTGCGTCGTCGGCATCAATTCTTGGTTCGATTGGCTGACAGCTTGGCCGATACGTCAACAAATACAGCCCAAACTGAGCAGGACTTACGAGCCATTGATTCCTTTGGCAAGGATATCGACTTTTACCTAGCCGCTTTAACTGAGACGGCTCAGAAACAAGATGCTCTGGCCCAGCAAGCGGCACAGCAATTTAAGCACAGAACCCAAACCTTTACTTATGTTCTGAGTGGGCTGATTGTGTTGGTATTTATTGGTCAGTTTTTGCTAATTTTGCTGCCAGTCATTCGCTCCATCCAGCAGCTACAGTTGGGTGCGGCTACCATCGGAGCTGGCAATTTAGATCACCGCTTGCAAATATCGACTAGGGACGAAATTGAGGCGTTGGCCCAAGAGTTTAACCAGATGGCAGCTCAGTTAGCTGAGTTTTATCGCTCTTTAGAACAGAAGGTGACCGAACGGACCGCAGAATTAGTGCAAGTGAATCAAAGCTTAGAGAGTGAGATTAGCGATCGCAAGCAAGCCGAAACCGCGTTACGCCAATCCGAGGAGCGAGAGCGGGAACGGGCTCAGCAGCTAGAGCAAACTCTCCAGGAGTTGCAAAAAACTCAAGCTCAACTAGTTCAAACCGAAAAGATGTCCAGCTTGGGGCAACTAGTCGCGGGAGTGGCCCACGAGATCAACAACCCAGTGAATTTCATCTACGGTAACTTGGAGTACACCCATGCTTATGTAGAAGATTTGCTAGGGCTGGTTCACCGTTACCAACAACACTCCAGTCAACTTCATCCTGAAATTCAGCAATACACAGAGGCGATCGATCTAGATTTTCTCGAAATTGATCTGCCCAAAATGTTGGCTTCTATGAAGGTTGGAACCGAGCGGATTCGGCAAATTGTGCTTTCTCTACGAAACTTCTCTCGCCTCGACGAATCTGACATGAAGCGAGTCAATATTCACGAAGGGATTGATAGTACGCTGTTGATTTTGCAACATCGGCTCAAAGCTAAACCAGAACATCCTGAAATTCAGGTGCTCAAAGAGTATGGTCAGTTGCCTTTGGTGGAGTGCTACACCGGACAACTCAACCAAGTCTTTATGAATATTCTCAGCAACGCCATTGATGCCCTCGACCACTTCAATCAGACGCGATCGATCGCAGAGATTCAAAGTGCTCCCAGCCAAATTCGGATTCAGACAAAAACCCTAGCATCTGATCGAGTGGCGATCCGCATTGCCGATAACGGTTCTGGCATGACGGATGAAGTGAAGCAGCGGCTGTTTGATCCCTTCTTTACGACCAAGCCCGTGGGCAAAGGCACCGGATTGGGGCTATCTATTAGCTACCAAATTGTGGTGAAGAAACATGGAGGCAAACTGTATTGTGAATCCCAACCGCAACAAGGCACAGAATTCTGGATTGAAATCCCAGTCCAACCTATCACTAGCCCCTTTACCTCTCCATCGGCAGCAGTCCCCAACCTAACAATTTGA
- a CDS encoding metalloregulator ArsR/SmtB family transcription factor — protein sequence MKLMQPVPQEVMQQIAEYFSILSEPMRLRILNLLRDGEKCVQDLVEATDTSQANVSKHLKVMLQAGILSRRTEGTSAYYSIEDDLIFELCNLVCDRLATRIEQQAHYFRSFGLAEQSISVSTPEH from the coding sequence ATGAAGTTAATGCAGCCCGTACCGCAAGAAGTGATGCAGCAAATTGCTGAGTACTTCAGTATCTTAAGTGAGCCAATGCGTCTACGAATCTTGAATTTGCTACGCGATGGTGAGAAATGCGTACAAGATTTGGTCGAGGCTACGGACACCAGTCAAGCTAATGTTTCTAAGCACCTAAAGGTGATGCTGCAAGCAGGGATCTTGAGCCGACGGACTGAGGGAACTTCGGCCTACTACAGCATCGAAGATGACCTGATTTTTGAGCTTTGCAACTTGGTTTGCGATCGCCTCGCCACCCGGATTGAACAGCAAGCTCACTACTTTCGTAGCTTTGGTCTAGCAGAACAGTCCATCAGCGTCAGCACCCCAGAACATTAG
- a CDS encoding HAMP domain-containing histidine kinase has protein sequence MEQSHQGLLKGDTNLKLPGCLSPTLQAMYFEAPLNLDWQVRNYISQLRAIATAPAAELTLENPNLQAITAASTRLLESLDAVVSQYQQESEAEQLALDLAHAELFEQREAATAAAQQQAQQLETMLVELQQTQAQLIQTEKMSSLGQLVAGVAHEINNPVNFIYGNLAHASEYTNNLLNLLALYQKYHPQPELEIQQQLKATDLEFLIQDLPKILSSMAVGTARIREIVLSLRNFSRQDESRMRRVDIHDGLDSTLLILQNRLKPTGSFPGIQLIKEYGDLPLVECHLGQINQVFMNLLSNAIDALRSSDRLTQQHLTESCPIPSITIRTQVHHSDAITVCIADNGPGISAEVQTRLFEPFFTTKPVGKGTGIGLSISQQIVTETHQGALWCVSELGQGAEFWLKLPIQSSTTAHS, from the coding sequence ATGGAACAGTCTCACCAAGGATTGCTGAAAGGCGATACCAACTTGAAACTACCCGGTTGTTTGTCTCCGACTTTGCAAGCCATGTACTTTGAGGCACCCCTGAACTTAGATTGGCAAGTGCGGAACTACATCTCTCAGCTACGGGCGATCGCCACCGCTCCAGCAGCAGAACTAACTCTGGAAAACCCAAATTTGCAGGCAATCACGGCTGCTTCCACGAGGCTCTTAGAATCTCTAGATGCGGTGGTCAGCCAATATCAACAAGAGAGTGAAGCCGAACAACTGGCGCTTGATCTAGCTCACGCAGAACTGTTTGAGCAGCGAGAAGCAGCCACCGCAGCCGCGCAACAACAAGCGCAACAATTGGAAACCATGTTAGTGGAGCTACAGCAAACCCAGGCGCAACTGATTCAAACCGAAAAGATGTCTAGTTTGGGTCAGTTGGTGGCAGGCGTTGCTCATGAAATCAACAATCCCGTCAATTTCATCTATGGCAATTTAGCCCATGCTAGCGAGTACACCAACAACTTACTCAATCTGTTGGCTCTTTACCAAAAGTATCACCCTCAACCTGAATTAGAGATTCAACAACAGCTCAAAGCGACTGACTTGGAATTTTTGATTCAAGATTTACCGAAGATTTTGTCTTCGATGGCTGTTGGGACGGCTCGGATTCGAGAAATTGTCTTGTCACTGCGCAACTTCTCTCGACAAGATGAATCCCGGATGCGCCGAGTGGATATTCATGACGGCCTCGACAGCACCTTACTAATCTTGCAAAATCGGCTTAAACCGACTGGCAGCTTTCCAGGCATCCAGTTGATTAAAGAGTATGGTGACTTGCCCCTTGTAGAGTGTCATTTAGGGCAGATTAATCAAGTTTTTATGAATCTATTGAGTAATGCTATTGATGCCCTCAGAAGCAGCGATCGCCTGACTCAACAACATTTGACAGAGTCATGCCCCATTCCTAGCATTACGATTCGGACTCAAGTGCATCATTCTGATGCCATTACGGTCTGTATTGCAGACAATGGTCCCGGAATCAGTGCTGAAGTCCAGACTCGACTCTTTGAACCCTTTTTTACCACTAAACCTGTCGGTAAAGGCACTGGCATTGGGCTTTCCATTAGTCAGCAAATTGTGACAGAAACTCATCAAGGGGCACTTTGGTGTGTCTCAGAATTAGGTCAAGGTGCGGAATTTTGGCTGAAGCTACCGATTCAATCCTCAACAACGGCTCACTCATGA